The genomic interval TCGCAGCACACTGAGCAGCTATCAATCAACACTATCCGCACGTTGGCAATTGATGCGATAGAAAACGCAAATTCCGGTCATCCCGGTCTCCCAATGGGAGCGGCACCAATGGCATACACATTATGGACAGATTTTATGACGCACAACCCTAAAAACTCCAAATGGTTTAACCGGGATCGTTTTGTCCTGTCCGCCGGTCATGGCTCTATGTTATTGTATGGACTCTTGCATCTGTCCGGTTATAATGTAACGATTGATGATTTGAAATCTTTCCGTCAGTGGGGATCCATTACCCCTGGGCACCCAGAAGTGCATCATACTGATGGGGTTGAAGCCACCACCGGCCCTCTTGGACAAGGGATTGCTATGTCAGTTGGAATGGCGATGGCCGAGGCACATCTGGCAGCAACATACAATAAACAGGACTTATCCATCATCAATCATCATACATATGCGCTTGTTAGTGACGGAGATCTTATGGAAGGTATTTCTCATGAGGCGGCCTCACTGGCAGGTCATCTTGGTCTTGGAAAATTGATTGCATTGTATGATTCCAATGATATTTCACTGGACGGAGAATTAAACCGCGCTTTCTCCGATAACACCGAAGAACGATTTAAAGCTTATGGTTGGCAAGTCCTCCGTGTTGATGACGGAAATAATTTGAATGAAATTCGTCGTGCAATTAAAGAGGCTAAAGAGAATACACAGCAGCCAACACTAATTGAAGTAAAGACCGTCATCGGTTACGGTTCACCAAACAAATCCGCATCTGCAGCATCACACGGAGCCCCACTTGGTGAAGATGAAGTGAAATTAACGAAAGAACATTATGAGTGGCAACATGATGATTTCGATGTTCCGGATGAAGTTTACCAGGACTTTTTGGAAAAGGCAGGCAAAAAAGGTACTGAAGCTGAAGAGAATTGGAATCGTTTGTTTGAGAACTACAAGGAGAAATACCCTGAGCTCGGGGCTGAACTAGAGAACGCTATCAACGGGGAACTACCGGATAATTGGGCTGATAACCTCCCTGTGTACAGTCCGGAAGACGATACAAAGGCAACACGCGCCACATCCGGTGAAGTGCTTAACGAAATTTCTAAGTCGGTTCCATACCTCTTTGGCGGAAGTGCGGACCTGGCAGGATCCAATAAAACAACGGTCAAAGGTGAACAAGATTTCTCCCGTGAAAACTATGCAGGCAAAAATATTTGGTTTGGTGTTCGTGAATTAGCCATGGCTGCTGCAGCTAACGGAATGGCACTCCATGGTGGGATAAAACCTTATGCCGGTACATTCTTCGTATTCAGTGATTATCTGCGTCCGGCACTGCGTCTTTCAGCCATTATGAATAACCCTGTCACATATGTTTTTACACATGATTCCATTGCAGTTGGGGAAGATGGTCCAACACATGAACCAATTGAGCAATTGCCATCACTTAGGGCAATGTCTGGTCTATCTCTTATTCGTCCTGCAGATGGTAATGAAGTACAAGCGGCATGGAGATTGGCGATGGAGTCAAACAATCAACCAACTGCGCTTGTACTAACAAGACAAGGTGTCCCTGTGCTGGAAGGAACAAAAGAGCATGCATACGAAGGCGTCAGAAGGGGTGCTTATACAGTCAGTGCATCTGATAAAGATACTCCGGACGCGCTTCTACTTGCCACAGGTTCAGAAGTGCAGCTAGCTGTCAAAGCGAAGGAAGAATTAAAAGAGAAAAATATTGATGTAAGCGTCGTAAGCATGCCTTCCTGGGATAGGTTTAATAAACAGGATGACGACTATAAAAAACGTGTTCTTCCTCCTGAGGTGAAGAAGCGACTTGCAATTGAAATGGCTTCTCCATTTGGATGGGAAAGATATACAGGTGACCAGGGTGATATATTAGCTATTGATCAATTCGGAGCATCTGCTAAAGGTGCAAAAGTAGTTGAGGAATACGGTTTTACAGTTAACAATGTCGTCAAGCGCGTCGAGGCACTTCTAAATTAAATTGACTGGATAAATTGACTGGATAAAAGTGACTTCCTTCTAGGGGAGTCACTTTTTTTAAAGGAAGCGATACAATTTTTAGTGGTAAAGTTAAGTGCTGCCTTTATTCATGTGTGTCGACAAAACTAGAAGTTATTTGCCACAAGGTATGACAAACTTTGAAAATAGAATCGGTATAATAGTAGTAGATGAGGAGGGATTATGTTGAATCATTACTCTATTTACTGGATTAAAGAAGAATTTGCGCAATTCTTTTATTACAGAAGTGAAATATTATGCCGATTTATCAAAAGTTATGAACATAATCAGAGCAGGGAGGATCTCGTCAAGCAATTCGGGTATATTACATTGGAATTTCCTCAGACTTCATTAATTGCACATATTATGGATTACCTTCCACATAACATGAGCATGCAAAAAAAAGGTGATTTATTGAAAATTTATGATGGTAATCGGTATATTTCTTTACATATGGAGGAAAAACGTATAAACTTTCGAAGTGACATCATTCATGACGCTGAGGAAATACTTTTTCCTGCGTTGCGGTCATTTCATCCGTATTTATTTGTAGTGGGGAACGATACTGAGGACTTTGGGTGGATTTCCCCGGTCCGTCAGGTAACAAAAAGGGACAAGCTTGGACAAGCATTGTATTCCTGTCTTTGATTTACTATACTGTATAGGAGACAACATGAAGGAGGAAAACTTGAATGAACGTAATTTGGGTTGTTTTAATTGCCATCGCTGCATTGATAGCGGGGGTTGCGCTCGGGTTTTTTATTGCCAGAAAATATATGATGAACTATTTGAAGAAGAACCCACCAATTAATGAACAAATGCTTCGAACACTTATGATGCAAATGGGACAGAAACCGTCGCAAAAGAAGATTAATCAAATGATGCGTCAAATGAATAATCAGTACGACAAAAAATGATTTGAATTTAAAAATGGATGGTTTCGTTACCCCGTGTTGTGAAAACCCCTTGTTAAGTCAATAACAGGGGTATTTTACTTGCTTACTACTTACCCGGAAATTGTTCTATTATTGTCAAAGACACCCTCTAAGTTCTAATTCCTGTTTGGTAAAATGGGGAGTAGAATAATGCTAGGAGGATTTTGCATGACTGAAGAAATAAATATATTCATTGCATTCGGCGCCGGCTTGTTATCATTCGTCTCTCCGTGTGTATTGCCATTGTATCCGGCGTTTTTGTCATATATTACCGGGATGAGTGTTAATGAAATTAAAGATGAGAACAAAATGCTAAATCGCAAAAGTTTATTGCACACACTATTCTTTTTGCTTGGATTTTCATTGGTTTTTATCATGCTCGGCTTTGGGTCTTCGTTTATATCTGAATTTCTTGAAGCAAACCGTGATGTAATTAGGCAGATTGGGGCTGTTGTCATAGTTTTCTTCGGCCTTGTGATTGTAGGGGTGTTCAACTTTGAATTCCTTATGAAAGACAGGAAAGTAACGTTCAAAAATCGGCCAACTGGTTTTGTTGGAACATTTTTGATTGGACTGTCGTTTTCATTGGGTTGGACACCATGTATGGGTCCTATTTTAATGGTTGTTATTTCGCTTGCTGCTACAAATCCGGACCTGGGTATGGTAATGATGATAAGTTATATTTTAGGATTTTCCGTTCCTTTCTTTATTCTTTCTTTCTTTATCGGAAAGCTAAAATGGATTAAACGGAATAGTTCGCGAATCACGAAAATAGGCGGTTATATCATGATTTTCATGGGGATTGCATTATTCTTCGATTGGCTCACCGATCTATCGTCATTGTTGGCTAGCCTATTTGGTTTTTCGGGTTTTTAGGAACTGCATGAATTGGAATTTTAGTTATATTGTATTAAAATGTAGACTAATACAGTCTATAGAATTAATAGAGCAAAGGAGTTCGCCCCGATGTATAAACCGAACGATCTTATCTTGCGCACGACTACATCACTAATTGCTTTCATTTTATTGGGCTTTTCGAT from Lentibacillus cibarius carries:
- the tkt gene encoding transketolase, with the translated sequence MKTTMERGITLSQHTEQLSINTIRTLAIDAIENANSGHPGLPMGAAPMAYTLWTDFMTHNPKNSKWFNRDRFVLSAGHGSMLLYGLLHLSGYNVTIDDLKSFRQWGSITPGHPEVHHTDGVEATTGPLGQGIAMSVGMAMAEAHLAATYNKQDLSIINHHTYALVSDGDLMEGISHEAASLAGHLGLGKLIALYDSNDISLDGELNRAFSDNTEERFKAYGWQVLRVDDGNNLNEIRRAIKEAKENTQQPTLIEVKTVIGYGSPNKSASAASHGAPLGEDEVKLTKEHYEWQHDDFDVPDEVYQDFLEKAGKKGTEAEENWNRLFENYKEKYPELGAELENAINGELPDNWADNLPVYSPEDDTKATRATSGEVLNEISKSVPYLFGGSADLAGSNKTTVKGEQDFSRENYAGKNIWFGVRELAMAAAANGMALHGGIKPYAGTFFVFSDYLRPALRLSAIMNNPVTYVFTHDSIAVGEDGPTHEPIEQLPSLRAMSGLSLIRPADGNEVQAAWRLAMESNNQPTALVLTRQGVPVLEGTKEHAYEGVRRGAYTVSASDKDTPDALLLATGSEVQLAVKAKEELKEKNIDVSVVSMPSWDRFNKQDDDYKKRVLPPEVKKRLAIEMASPFGWERYTGDQGDILAIDQFGASAKGAKVVEEYGFTVNNVVKRVEALLN
- the sirA gene encoding sporulation inhibitor of replication protein SirA, translated to MLNHYSIYWIKEEFAQFFYYRSEILCRFIKSYEHNQSREDLVKQFGYITLEFPQTSLIAHIMDYLPHNMSMQKKGDLLKIYDGNRYISLHMEEKRINFRSDIIHDAEEILFPALRSFHPYLFVVGNDTEDFGWISPVRQVTKRDKLGQALYSCL
- a CDS encoding YneF family protein, which gives rise to MNVIWVVLIAIAALIAGVALGFFIARKYMMNYLKKNPPINEQMLRTLMMQMGQKPSQKKINQMMRQMNNQYDKK
- a CDS encoding cytochrome c biogenesis CcdA family protein, producing the protein MTEEINIFIAFGAGLLSFVSPCVLPLYPAFLSYITGMSVNEIKDENKMLNRKSLLHTLFFLLGFSLVFIMLGFGSSFISEFLEANRDVIRQIGAVVIVFFGLVIVGVFNFEFLMKDRKVTFKNRPTGFVGTFLIGLSFSLGWTPCMGPILMVVISLAATNPDLGMVMMISYILGFSVPFFILSFFIGKLKWIKRNSSRITKIGGYIMIFMGIALFFDWLTDLSSLLASLFGFSGF